A single region of the Vicia villosa cultivar HV-30 ecotype Madison, WI linkage group LG4, Vvil1.0, whole genome shotgun sequence genome encodes:
- the LOC131599750 gene encoding cell wall / vacuolar inhibitor of fructosidase 1-like — protein MKVSSFSTMIILLTIFSIFFTQPIQCHSPMPDLIEDVCQKTPHYHLCLVTLKSNLYAHHLKSHEDISGFVRIILQVVAARAPVVLEQIQDIYKQTDHTQLKIALDNCITTYSKITKEIIPQALQCNEKSDNVGVKEKVTMAESLAESCEQKCKGTTSSGVSPLGDSSEFVQNMCSIAASIASMPQSKKST, from the coding sequence atGAAGGTTTCAAGTTTTTCAACCATGATAATTCTCTTAACCATTTTCTCCATATTTTTCACACAACCAATCCAATGTCATTCACCAATGCCAGATTTGATCGAAGACGTATGCCAAAAAACACCTCATTATCACCTTTGTCTCGTaacattaaaatcaaatctataTGCACATCATCTAAAATCACATGAAGATATTTCTGGATTTGTTCGGATAATACTCCAAGTTGTCGCGGCACGAGCACCGGTTGTATTAGAACAAATTCAAGACATTTACAAGCAAACCGATCACACGCAATTGAAAATTGCTTTGGATAATTGCATAACAACTTATTCTAAAATAACAAAAGAGATTATTCCACAAGCTCTACAATGTAATGAGAAAAGTGATAATGTTGGTGTGAAAGAAAAAGTTACTATGGCAGAAAGTTTGGCTGAGTCTTGTGAGCAAAAATGCAAAGGGACTACTAGCTCTGGTGTTTCTCCACTTGGGGATAGTAGTGAATTTGTGCAGAATATGTGTTCAATTGCTGCGTCCATTGCTAGCATGcctcaatcaaagaaatcaacttaa